TTCAAGTACATGCTGAAGCAGGCCTTGGCCTCTTCCTCAGGCCCATCAACTCCAAGGCCAAGGGGGCCACCAGCAGCTTCAAATTAGTTCccaagaacaaaaggaaaattcaGCCCAAGAAGACGTCCACCATGACAGCTCCCAGGAGATCCAGTGAGGCTGAGGAGAAGGGCCCCGAGAAACCAAGTGAGGCAAAGAAGGACCTTCCCAACCCAGTGAGGTGAAAGGAGGACTCAAGAAGCCAGCAGAGGTGAGGGCGCCTCCCTCCAAACCAGGAGTACCTAAGGAGAAGACCCCCAGGAAAGGCAGCCAGACCAAAGACCAAGAGGGAAAATTGGGCAAGGCCAGGAAGGCCTCCCCACAACCAGTCAAAGCTACAAAGGCCCCTCCCAGTGCCAACGAACCAGGCAGGAAATCAAAGGTCAAAGGCAGAAGGAGCCGCTGAGATGCCAAGACCCACAGGAAAACAAAAGCTCAGAGTCGGAGTTCAAAACTCATGGGCACCAAGGGCAAGAATGGAGCTGCTTCCCCAGACAACAAAAGAGGGAAGCCAGGGTTCTTAAAGAGGTCACTATCCAAGCAGCTGAGGAGGCCAAGAGCCAAGGCTACTGCTCCTCCTAAGGGCAGTGGGTCCAAGATGATGCTTGCATCACTGGCCAGGAAGATAGAGACCCCCAAGGGCCCAAGGAGGCCTGGCTTGCCCAGCAAGGCCTCACTGTCCAAAGGGTCCAGTAAGAAGCAGAAGCCAAGAGCTAGAGGCCAGGGTGGAGAAACACTGAGATTCTGCTTGCATTTTTATTCCCTAacaaaccaccattctacttatTCTATTTAACCTATTTATCAATAAAGACTttatccccccaaaaaacaagCATGGTGCTTAAGGTATGTTttatgaatgaacgaatgagtgagtgaatgaactaatgaatgaataacaTGTCATTCAGAGCAGCTTGATTCCTCTTGAAAACAGGTCTTTCATGTCAAAATGCTGAACAACGTGAAAAATAACTCCTGAAATGGAAACCTTAGAGAGATGGACATTTTAAGTTTGAGGTTTTGTCTTATAAAAATGAactatggtaattctacttttagctttctgaggaacctccgtactgttttccataagatccagcaatcccactcttgggcatatatctgcacaaaactctaattcaaaaagatacatgcacccatatgttcatagcagctctattcacagtagccaagacatggaaacaacctaaatgtccatgcacagatgaatggatgtggtacatatatgcaatggaatactactcaaccataaaaaagaacaaaataatgccatttgcagcaacatgcatgcaactagagattatcatactaagtgaagtgagtcagaaagagaaaagcatattaaaaaaggaatgtatatgtaaaaatgaactatgaataagacagaaaaaaaatgtccagCTTCAGCTTCAAACATATTAATAAATAAGCTGTgacaataaaggccatgtatggcCATGAATATTTAAGGGGAGAAAgcaagagaagcagagagactcAAGCTGTTAAGCCCCATTCCAGGGCTGGGCATTGGCAGAGGGGGAGGATGGTAAGGTGGCCTCAGGACCACCAAGACCAAAACAAAGCCAAGTCCTGAATAGTTCTGTTTATTGTTCATATGGAAACCAAAGTCAAATGGGTCCCTCTTGGTGGAAGGAgaacaaataaattcatttgaCATCTACCTGTGGGAGCCCCTGAATATGGGTTCTCTCATCTAATTCTAGCAACAAACTTGGGTAGCTGGCATTActgctcccattttatagatgaggtaaCTGAACTGAGTTTCTGAAGAGCGACATAACATACTTAAGGGTATCTATTTAATTGTTTAACAAACGTGTCTCATGTGCCAGGACTCACTGTTCGAAGTGCTTTACAAGCATGAACTCCTGTATCCCTCATATCAACACTGTGAAGTAGGGACCATTCTTTTGTCCACTTAACAGATGgaacagaggcagggagaggtgaaataacttgcccaaggtcatactgaAACCCACCTGAACCCAGCTATCTGGcactagagcccatgttctgaaGCTTTATGCTATGTAGACCCTCCAGTTAGTAACAAATCAGGATTCCAACTCATGTCTATCTATTTCCAAAACCAAAACGTTGCTCTGCTCCACCACAAGCCTTCCCCATATGAAATGATGTAGCTACTAGAGGTGCCAACATCTAGGAAAAAATAATTGGGCAATAATTGGAAAATATTGAATGCCTAGAGGGGCAAGCAAAGGGAAGCATGTCAGATGCACCCGGGATGGGAGTGGTGAGACCTGGGACCAGTTGCACAGCATGTGCGCCGTGTAAAAGGGTAGCTGTCATTCAGACCCAGCCACGGCTGCCATAGGGAACTGGGGATGCAGTGTTGCCAGATTTCAGTGTCGATTCTTCCAAATCTTAGAGTATTGAATAGTCAGCAGAATACACCCGCAGGATTCCATCAGCATGAAGTCAAGAGAGCAGGACGTTGCAGGGAGTGACCAGAGGGGGCAGGAGGCACTTGTCCTGTCCTGTTTCTTCCTCTGGGCTGGTTGCACAATTGCGCTCACTTTGTGCGAATCCACTGAGCTGTACCCTCGTGATATGTGCCCTTTTCTGTATCTGTATCATACTTTCAAAGAAGTTTAGCTTTTTTAGATCATGGAACTAGAAAGTCAGACTCTGTGTCAAATACAACTCTTCCGTCACCAGTTTGCCAGGGCGAGGCATCTGCTATAAGCCTTTGGGGAATCGTTCTTGCCACTGAGCAATTTGGGACTGCAAGTCTGCTCTTCTCTGTGCTAGGTTGTGCCAGGAGTTATAGCCGGGGTAGGGAGGTAATATCACAGCGTACGTAACGTGAGCCTGTCTACCATGGAAGGATTGCTGCGCCTGCCTGGAGATGGTGAGCTCCCCTTCTCTGCAGGAGTTCAAGAAGAGGCAGGACAACTATTGGTCCGGGATTCTGCAGGGGACTTGGGGAAAGGAGGTGAGTAAGATTAACACTGAAGTTCCTTCCGGTTCTGAGAGCTAGAGAATCCAAGATCATTTatgcaatcattcattcaacagtgaTATTACTGAGTATCTTCTCTGGCTCAggcatgtgcctggcactggggaTCTGGGGGTGAATGAAAGAGCTAAAATCCCTCCGTTGAAAGACTTTGCAGACTactgaggtgggggagagggctggggggctCTTGGGGAAGCATTACATCAATTCAGGGGAGAAGAGAATGATGAGGGAAGGTGAGGGGCTTGCTTTCATTTTCCTCTCATAGGGGCCTGTCTTAgtgcagagggagagaaaggcCCCCAAGAGGGAGTGATATCTCAGCTGAGACATGAATGATGATCATGAACTAGTCAGACAAAGGGAGTAGGGGCTGGCAGGAGGAGGGAAACAAAAGCCCATTTGAGGAAATGGGGAAAGTCCAACCTAGCTGAAATGCAGGCTCGTGGAGGGCAACTGTGGTCCTGATGTCTAGCTGCATCTTTATTTCCACAATTCTAAGAATGTAAAATTCTAAGACTCTGCAATTCTGAGCATCTGTGATTAAACAGCTCTCCATTATTAAGATTCTCTGAATTGAGTTTCCAAGATTCCATGAATACACTTTTCTAAGTCTCTGGCTTGCAGGCACAACGAGTCTACATCCTACTTTCACTGCAGCCTGACCCTGTCCTGGATTATTCCTCTGCTAGTGTAGACAAGGCTAAAGAGAAGTATTTGGGAAGAAAAAGCTCATTCACATTTGCTCTGCAATCTGCCTCCCAATTAGACCCTGTGTTCTGCTCTGGTCtgggaaaagagacaaaagaaaatgcagaCAGGGGCCCTGCTTATACTAATGAGTGATCTCCGTGGGCAGAGTTTATGCCAAGTCCCTTTAGGCCACCAGGCCATCACCAGCATGGGGTGAACACACAGACTAATTTATGTggaataaaaacacatttttacatGGTGTCCTGACACCAAGACAGGCGTTCCTCCCCACAAAACAAGCCCAATTATCATGGTATGCTCTGTGGCCTTTTCTGTTCTATGAAAAAGTTGCAAATTCTCTTAACACTTTGGAGCTCTGagaagaagagcaaaaagaagaaTGGTACAAATGGGGCATCgttggggaggagagaggtgaGTCTAGAGATGTGGACATGCAGCCTGATGCCAAGAGCTTGGGCATCAGAGTCagagtggtttttctttttattaatttaatttaattttattgaagtagagtaaACATTGACCTTTAGAACTCCTTGCCATCCTGTGTTGCCTGCTAGGATTTTCACGATGACCTTACGCCTAATTGTTTGGATGTCTAGGAACATTTGAATTTGGACTTCCTTTTGTTGCTTCTATTTATCTAGTTGTTTTAGGACATCCCTGCTAATGCCCCATATCTTTCTTGCCTAAAACCTTTTATGGCCTTTCTAAGAACCCATATTCCCTTCAGCAATTTTTAGAAGCTAGGTACCAGCAAGATGCCTGGAGATGTTGTTTGCTGTGACTCCCTAAAGATCTTGGCTCTGGCCAGAATGAGCTATTTATGAGCACTTGCTCCGGAGCCAGACTGccatttgctagctgtgtgacatcGGAGCAAgtcttttaacttctctgtgtctctgtggcttcacctgtaaaataggaataacagCAGCATATATCATGTATGGTTTGGGGAAGATTAAAGAAGATAATCCACATGAAGTGCTTCCCCACTGTGTCCCATAAATATTAATAGTCATTACATGCTGAAAACACTGGAGTATTTTGTCAACCTGGTTGTGCATGAATATGGTGGTGTGGGGTTCCCTGGGCACGTGAGGGTCTGTCAAAGACTGTCACCAGCTAAGGGTGAGGCTGGAGGGTGAGGACTTGACTGTGTTTCAAGCCCGCCCTTTATGTTCATCATTCCCCAGGGCCCTCTGGTAACCATGGTAACCCAGCTTACAGGTTGCCAAGTTCAAAACAATATATTTCCAAGCAAGAAGTTTTGCTGACATCACCCATCCTGATGAGAAAGCAATGAAGGCTTGTTAGTCCTCGCTGGCGCCTGTGCCGGCCTGAAGACACGAGAGCCTTCGTGCCATTTTTTTTCACATGTCTACTTAAGTAATGGTGTGAAGGCAAAAATAGAGCCATTATTACTAACTGACCAGCGTGATAACCTTGATCACCACTTACTAAGTGAACTGAGCCTGAACTTTGGGGGTCTCACGAACTGAGATCCACTCTTAGCTCAGTTATttactgtgtgaccctgagcaggtaacttaacctctctgtgtttcagtttcctcattggtaagACGGGAATAGCCCAATACCCCTCAAATGGTTCTTATGAAGATTGCACGGGGTGGTGTATGCGAAGGCttatagcacagtgcctggcacaccgtAGGCTTGCAGTTAACTGTGCATTGTGGCTCCTGCTATCTGCTCGTGCGCTCCCGATTCTATGCCTCTGCCTTCTCTGAGTCTTCTGCCAAGAACATTCTTCATGTCAAGCCTCAAATCCCTACCGATTGAAAACACACTCAATTTTTTCCTAAGCAAACAACTGCACAAAGATTCATTTACAAAGATCTTAATCACAACTGCATTTATAATGACAAAAAATTGCAAGCCATGTAAATATCCAACAATAGAGGATTGATTAAAGAAAGGAAGGTATATTCCTACAATAGAATATGATTCACCTGTTTAAAATGATAATGTACATCTGCATTTATTAATACAGAATTGATtactatattataaaataaaaagtagatcaTAAAAGAATATCTATAGAATGGCCATatgttatagatagatagataagtaggTAGGCAGATAGAtgtcaaaatattaatagttgttggctaattttcttttgtttagttTACTTCTCTGTTGTCTTCTACATTTTTAACCACAAATATGTATGCCTTGTGCAATAAAATATCTCTAATACAACCCTGAAGTTAACACTaacataaattaatattaatatccaTTTTCCAAGATACAAGTCAAATTTCACTTCCACCACAGGCCTTCCTGGATACCTCTGGTTCACAGagaatttcctttttccttctccagaGTCCGTGCAGTCCTTTATGCATCTCTGAAGACATTTATTGCATCTTACTCTGCCTTGTGCCCACTCCTTGCTCGAGCCTATATCCCTAGGGAGAAAAGGTGGTCTCATTTAGTCCCTGCAGGCACCagtcagtgaatgaatggatgaagaagtgaatgaatgatgaatgaataaatgaatgagtgaatgcatcCTTCACTCTTCAAAATTCTCGTGTGATGTGCCCTCCTTTGTGAGGCCTTTCTAGATACCTTCCCTCTTCTCTCAACCTTTTGGGTGCTGTCCCCTCTAGAACTGGCCAGTCCAAGCTCTCCTTCCTGTTCTAACTCTCTCTTTTTGGCCTTTGGATGCAGAAGCAAGGGAGCCTGGGTGGGAGTGCATTGGACACAGTCCTGGTTCCCAGGGCATAGGTGGAAAACCAGCAAACAACAGCCCAGGCAGTGGGAAAAGGCTTTCCAGGAAGGAGGATACTGTTTTCACTCTTTGGTATGACATTTAATGTGACCCTTGGAAGCAGAGCCAGGTGAAAGAAGGTGGTATGGATCCAGGAGCTGTTGGTCTGTCTATTCACATTCTCCAAAAGGGCTTGCATTTTTGACAATTTCTTTAAATGCAATTTGGTGCCATGTTTATTTGGTGCTACCAAAATTCCATGATCTCCCTGTATTTCCCAGCCTCACATGTCATTAGGTTAGAGCGATGTAGCCAATAGAGTGCGAGGAAAAACAAGATGTGTCTCTTCTGCCCCATGGCCTTTAAGAACCTGTGTGGTACTTCCTCCATCCTTCTCTTCTCCTGCAGCAACTTGAAGTCCATGTGTTCCGGGTGGCATAGGAACATGACATAAAAAGCTGCCTGGCCACAGTTGAACCTTGCATGACCCATTCAATGACCTTTATTGTGTTAAGCCAACTGAAATGCTACGGTTTATTTGTTACTTCAGCAGAACCTAGCCCATCCTGACTAACCCAGCTCTCACACTTCATCCAACCCCTGTTCTCATTCAATAACCTTCACAAGAAAATGATTCTGCATTTTAcaagattaaattttttttgatcCCACTTACACAGTGATAGTGGGGCTTCACTCCACTGAtggatagaataaataaatatttgtgtgtaaaaatggaaaaagaaataaaagtctttaTATCTCCTGGCCAACCCAGCAGCTGCCTCTAGAAGGCAGGAAAGTCTAGCTCCTAATTAGGCATTTTTCCCTGTCCTTGAGCTTAACAAAACAGGATCCATCCAAACTGAATCCATCACCTTCCAATGATTTCCTCTCATGCAGGGACTACAGCATCAATTAGGCCCCAGGATGGATGCGGGTAAAACTTTGCTCCAACAAGCCTTGCTTCTCAACCTGTTTTGTTTCTAATTGTCCATTTATTTCTCTCACAGACAATGTCAATAGCCCAGATGCAGCTTTTGCCAAGCAATGTCTACTCCCTGGGGAAAAAGGCTGAGGGAAGCACTGAGGGTGGCGTGAATGTTTCCATGGTAATTACGCACCAACCACCAGAAGTCTCTGCCCGGTGAAATCCCTCGTTAATCACCAGCCAGCTAATTAGAGGAGGCCTTTAGCACTTGCTCATATTCTGGAACATTTCTTCCTGGTGGGTTAGGAATGGACAGTCACAGGCATGAAGGGAGAGTAATTTATTCCAGTGGCCTACGGAGCAGCAGACATTTGACAGCCCTTACTTGGCATCTGGCAAACACCAAGATGAGTTCATGGCAACCAGCCCAGGACAGAGGTGCAGCGACCattaagggagggagggatgcaaACTTTCCATTCTGAGGAAGAGCCAGAGAGTAACCGAGGGTATGGGGGACAGAGCCCTGCCTTTGGGAAGAGTGTGCTGGGAGTGGGTTCAGGGAAATATGCTGGCGCCAGGTAAATGTCCCACAGGGCCCTGAGCTCAGAAGGATCTCATGCTCGCTTAAGTGCTCTGCTGTTGCtatcttaaaatgtttaatgatttttaaacaaaGGGCCCTGTATTCTCATTTTTCACTGAGCCCCATAATATTATGTAGCTGGTCCCAGGTACTCAGGTAgactggttttctaagcaggtaAACTGAGGCAGCAGCTGTGGATATGGAGAAAGCCTCTAGGCACCCAGGTACCCAGGACTCCCTGGGCCACCGGATACCAGATCCACACGACACTGTGGTGAACCTCAGCCAAGCGTGGGCACTAAGAGCTCTGACTCTAGAGTTGAAAAGACAAAGGTTCAAGACCTGGCTTTGCCAGTCGCTCCCTACGTGTTCTTGGGTAAATGACCCAACCCCTCTGCACCCCAGGTTTCTCCTCTGTGACACGAAGATGCTAGTTGGTAGCTGTTTCATAGGGTTATGGTAAACAACGGCACATAATtgttgcttaataaatgttccCCAATACCTTTAATACCATCACTGATACTTTCATGGTTATCATTATATTTTCATCTTCCTTCCTACACAGCCCCCCACTAAGTCTCCTGAGGACTCCCTGAGACATCCCTGCCGCCTGAGATCTGGTCTCTCACAATGGGTGTCCTGCAGAAGGCCAGGGGAGGCCAAAGCATTGGCCCCTTCCCTCTCAAGTCTTCTCTCCTCCAACACCTTCCCTCCTGTGCAAATTCTCCCCCCATCCCAGCAtcttagctccatctttaaacttTCAGGATCTATTTTCACCCTGTAACTGTACTAGGGAACCCACCCCAGAGGAgcgtgacttgcccaagttcacccaGCAAGTCAACAACAGAACCATGATTCCATCTTGGTCTTCCAATGTTTTCCACCCCTCTCCAAGATTTTGTATTTGACAGGTTAACATTGCTTCATTTCTGCCAGCCTCAGAAAAGTACTTCACTATGCTTTAAATTGACAGGATCTGCTCTTTCCTTATAAATTCACTCAAATCCCCCAGGATATAGTTATCTTCAGGAAAATCAAGTGTCTCTTGATTGGGGGCTGGTCAGAGCGAGACCCTGGGCTCAATGCAGCAGTGGGCAGAAAGAGCTGCTTATCTTAAGCAGCAGCAAGCCGAGTGGGAGTTTAATTGgcaaacaaaaagagaagaagaggcTATTCGAGCATGACCTGAATTTGGGTAGTCCTGCTGGGGAAGGGCAGCCCCATCTGGAGGTTGGGAAAAGGAGAGACAAGGAAGAAAGCATGCAGCTCCTGAGAAAGGACAGCTGGTGTGTCTGGTTGTCAGAAGAACACAGGCTCTGGCATCGAATGGAATTGGGTGTAAATTCCTCCTCTGctgtttattagctgt
This DNA window, taken from Balaenoptera ricei isolate mBalRic1 chromosome 15, mBalRic1.hap2, whole genome shotgun sequence, encodes the following:
- the LOC132349890 gene encoding LOW QUALITY PROTEIN: histone H1.8-like (The sequence of the model RefSeq protein was modified relative to this genomic sequence to represent the inferred CDS: inserted 2 bases in 2 codons; substituted 1 base at 1 genomic stop codon), which encodes MPHRWLPVLCMAAVPGHLGATIRVYILLKHPTVEVIQFKYMLKQAXGLFLRPINSKAKGATSSFKLVPKNKRKIQPKKTSTMTAPRRSSEAEEKGPEKPSEAKKDLPNPXEVKGGLKKPAEVRAPPSKPGVPKEKTPRKGSQTKDQEGKLGKARKASPQPVKATKAPPSANEPGRKSKVKGRRSRXDAKTHRKTKAQSRSSKLMGTKGKNGAASPDNKRGKPGFLKRSLSKQLRRPRAKATAPPKGSGSKMMLASLARKIETPKGPRRPGLPSKASLSKGSSKKQKPRARGQGGETLRFCLHFYSLTNHHSTYSI